In Armatimonadota bacterium, the following proteins share a genomic window:
- a CDS encoding superoxide dismutase, translated as METKLVTVPEALPEKVYSTAAAGISKATHDAHLGLWKGYANKTNEIRKLLAEADVDPTKANQVYSQMRALKVNYAFAYGGYINHKVYFETLGGAGGHATGDVATLIKEAYGSFEHWEADWKSTGMAGRGWVFLGFDHEEQRIHTYIGDSQDTFPTWNHTLLLAMDVYEHAYYLDFQTARMKYIEAYMQCIDWDAVNAKLPR; from the coding sequence ATGGAAACAAAGCTAGTAACCGTCCCAGAAGCGTTGCCCGAAAAGGTCTACTCGACCGCCGCGGCCGGCATCTCAAAAGCCACCCACGACGCCCACCTCGGGCTTTGGAAAGGCTACGCGAACAAGACCAACGAAATCCGCAAACTCCTGGCCGAAGCCGATGTTGATCCCACAAAGGCAAACCAAGTCTATAGCCAAATGAGGGCGCTCAAAGTCAACTACGCTTTCGCCTACGGCGGCTACATCAACCACAAAGTTTATTTCGAAACCCTCGGCGGGGCCGGCGGCCACGCCACCGGTGACGTGGCCACACTCATCAAGGAAGCCTATGGCAGTTTTGAACATTGGGAAGCCGACTGGAAATCCACCGGAATGGCCGGAAGGGGATGGGTCTTTTTGGGATTTGACCACGAGGAGCAAAGGATCCACACTTACATCGGGGACAGCCAAGACACATTCCCGACTTGGAACCACACTCTCCTCCTGGCCATGGATGTCTATGAGCACGCCTACTACCTGGACTTCCAAACCGCCCGCATGAAGTACATCGAAGCCTACATGCAGTGTATCGATTGGGATGCCGTGAACGCAAAACTCCCCCGCTGA
- a CDS encoding DinB family protein, whose amino-acid sequence MDDFALHALQSAPKVVERVLRVFPHDRLDDRFDTDRFTAREVVAHLADYEQTVLDRIRAANSKPGREVPAYDPDANAAEHHFGEKDVFHEAEVYESRRGVTIEYLQGLTAEDYAKTFTLPDGRVFSISDYLCHILRHDLNHLEQMSHYLATEVATIT is encoded by the coding sequence ATGGATGATTTTGCACTCCACGCACTTCAGTCCGCTCCGAAAGTTGTCGAACGGGTTCTCAGGGTTTTTCCGCACGACCGATTGGACGACAGGTTCGACACCGACCGGTTTACCGCCCGGGAGGTCGTTGCCCACTTGGCGGACTACGAGCAGACGGTCCTCGACCGCATCCGCGCGGCGAACTCCAAGCCGGGAAGGGAAGTCCCGGCCTATGATCCGGACGCTAATGCCGCCGAACACCACTTTGGCGAGAAGGACGTGTTCCATGAAGCCGAGGTTTACGAAAGCAGACGCGGTGTGACGATCGAATACCTGCAGGGCCTGACCGCAGAAGACTATGCCAAAACGTTCACCCTTCCCGACGGTCGGGTGTTTTCGATTTCAGATTATCTCTGCCATATCCTGCGGCACGACCTGAACCACTTGGAGCAGATGTCGCACTACTTGGCGACGGAAGTCGCTACGATCACCTGA
- a CDS encoding PEP-CTERM sorting domain-containing protein, whose amino-acid sequence MKAQFTFITTLTALLAAASAHALVMIDDFSTGAATSSLTSGSQYFMQNGSMVGGTRVVYIAVTNNAFGLSLDVDTNSGALSINSQSGVDGLGAVGYGLTMTGPNSTSYNDLNLNLSAENRFEIRTLSRDGDLTIRMNVRNGNGTNFTVSQTLFGSAINTPELTTFLFSSFTGVNFADVDQIQVDFDTANSGDVAVDYVQAVPEPATMAVLGMAAAIAAARRKRK is encoded by the coding sequence ATGAAAGCCCAGTTCACGTTCATCACAACCTTAACCGCACTCCTCGCGGCGGCTTCGGCCCATGCCCTCGTCATGATCGACGACTTCAGCACCGGGGCGGCCACGAGCTCGCTCACCAGCGGCAGCCAGTACTTCATGCAAAACGGCTCGATGGTCGGCGGCACTCGTGTCGTCTACATCGCCGTCACCAACAACGCCTTCGGCCTGAGCCTTGATGTCGACACCAACTCCGGTGCCCTCAGCATCAACTCTCAGTCGGGTGTCGATGGCCTCGGCGCAGTGGGCTATGGCTTGACCATGACCGGCCCCAACAGCACCAGCTACAACGACCTCAACCTCAATCTCTCCGCCGAAAACCGGTTTGAAATCCGCACTCTTTCCCGCGATGGCGACCTGACGATCCGGATGAACGTCCGCAACGGGAACGGCACCAACTTCACCGTGTCGCAAACCCTGTTCGGTAGCGCGATCAACACTCCTGAGCTCACGACGTTCTTGTTCAGCAGCTTCACCGGTGTCAACTTTGCCGATGTCGACCAAATTCAAGTTGACTTCGATACGGCCAATTCCGGCGACGTGGCCGTGGACTATGTCCAAGCCGTCCCCGAACCCGCCACCATGGCCGTCCTCGGCATGGCGGCCGCCATTGCCGCCGCACGCCGCAAACGCAAGTAA
- a CDS encoding PEP-CTERM sorting domain-containing protein, which yields MKTFALFGLLGFGCMAHALMIDDFSTGNINDQINTGSNSTYTAASVPGGNRWVYHSISANPLGLTHSNVVINGIFASDSKTSVDAGSIIGYGSDSAGSFTVGTDLNLDLSTQNAFNINVLSNDLAATIQIAIRTNGGNLAFSSLHNLTPGMVMTPQVVTISFAEFGAQNFADVDSIGIYLDTTASGDTVIDSFEAVPEPASLIALGLGAAALVARKRK from the coding sequence ATGAAAACTTTTGCCTTATTTGGCCTATTGGGCTTCGGATGTATGGCCCATGCCTTGATGATCGATGACTTTTCCACCGGGAACATCAACGATCAAATCAACACCGGTAGCAATTCCACCTACACCGCGGCTTCGGTGCCCGGCGGCAACCGCTGGGTATATCACAGCATTTCCGCTAACCCTCTCGGCCTGACCCACTCCAACGTGGTCATCAACGGAATTTTTGCCTCGGATAGCAAAACGTCCGTCGATGCCGGATCCATCATCGGTTACGGATCCGATTCGGCTGGGAGCTTTACCGTCGGAACGGATCTCAACCTCGATCTGTCCACCCAAAACGCCTTCAATATCAACGTCCTCAGCAACGACTTGGCAGCAACCATTCAAATCGCCATCCGCACCAACGGGGGCAACTTGGCCTTTTCCAGCCTCCACAACCTCACACCCGGCATGGTCATGACCCCGCAGGTCGTGACGATCTCGTTTGCGGAATTCGGTGCCCAAAACTTTGCCGATGTCGATTCCATCGGGATCTACCTCGACACCACCGCGAGCGGGGACACCGTCATCGATTCCTTTGAAGCCGTCCCCGAGCCGGCTTCCCTGATTGCCCTTGGCCTTGGCGCGGCAGCACTGGTTGCCCGCAAGCGCAAATAA